One Falco biarmicus isolate bFalBia1 chromosome 9, bFalBia1.pri, whole genome shotgun sequence genomic region harbors:
- the ST6GALNAC4 gene encoding alpha-N-acetyl-neuraminyl-2,3-beta-galactosyl-1,3-N-acetyl-galactosaminide alpha-2,6-sialyltransferase, whose product MRMLVRLFLTLVCVAAVTVLYVLLCSHACLRPCCWAPAARSSPVAPTVLSFQGYRRVPDGKPLERALCRRCAVVSSSGQMLGSRLGQAIDGQECVLRMNHAPTAGYEEDVGARSTVRVVSHTSVPLLLRNQPYFFQQSQETLYIIWGPAKKMNREKVGSTYQALLKVMEMYPSLQIYTLTEEKMTYCDEVFQNETGKNRMKSGSFLSTGWFTMILAMELCEQICVFGMVSDSYCKEKNHSSVPYHYFEKGRLDECRMYLVHERARRAGHRFITEKTIFSRWAKRRNIIFTHPSWADG is encoded by the exons ATGAGGATGCTG GTCCGACTCTTCCTCACGCTGGTGTGCGTGGCGGCGGTCACCGTGCTGTACGTCCTGTTGTGCTCCCACGCCTGCCTGCGACCCTGCTGCTGGGCCCCGGCGGCACGGAGCAGCCCCGTGGCACCCACTGTCCTCAGCTTCCAGGGGTACAGGCGCGTCCCCGATGGGAAG CCACTGGAGCGAGCGCTGTGCCGCCGCTGCGCTGTTGTCTCCAGCTCGGGGCAGATGCTGGGCTCACGCCTGGGACAGGCCATCGATGGGCAGGAGTGTGTCCTGCGCATGAACCATGCCCCCACCGCTGGCTACGAGGAGGACGTGGGGGCACGGAGCACCGTCCGGGTGGTGTCGCACACCAGTGtcccactgctgctgaggaACCAGCCCTACTTCTTCCAGCAGTCCCAGGAAACCCTCTACATCATCTGGGGGCCAGCGAAGAAGATGAACCGGGAGAAGGTGGGCTCGACCTACCAGGCGCTGCTGAAGGTGATGGAGATGTACCCCAGCCTGCAGATCTATACCCTGACCGAGGAGAAGATGACATATTGCGACGAAGTCTTCCAGAACGAGACAGGGAAGAACAG GATGAAGTCCGGCTCCTTCCTGAGCACAGGCTGGTTCACCATGATCCTGGCCATGGAGCTGTGTGAGCAGATCTGCGTCTTTGGCATGGTCAGCGACAGCTACTGCAA GGAGAAGAACCACTCGAGCGTGCCCTACCACTACTTCGAGAAGGGCAGGCTGGACGAGTGCAGGATGTATCTGGTGCATGAGAGAGCCCGGCGCGCTGGGCACCGCTTCATCACCGAGAAAACCATCTTCTCCCGCTGGGCCAAGAGGAGGAACATCATCTTCACCCACCCATCCTGGGCAGATGGGTAG